Sequence from the Anaerolineales bacterium genome:
ATCAAAAAGAGATGCGGACGATCGAGACCTGGCTGGACACATGGCCCGGTTCTGACGCCTGGCGAAAAGCCAGGACGGAAGGTAAAAGCGTTGCAATCCGCAGACGGCATCAAGCCCGTGTGATTGGTTACGCTATTTACAAGAACGACTCGGGCATGCCGATCGCCACGATTGGAGAGTTCGAACTCGACGCTGCCTTGATCGTCCCAATGCTGTCGTCCTACCGCTCCGCAACACGCGAAATTTTTGGAGCTGGGATGCGCTCGACACAGATCGAGAACGGCAACTGGTTGTGCTTCGTTCCCGGCGAGTTGACGACGCTGATGACACTTTACACAACCGAACCTTCCGCCAATCAATTATCGAAGCTCGACGATCTACATAGACTGTTCGAAAGAGCGAATCGGAACTTCCTCAACGAGGACGTGGTGGACGCGTCAAATCTTGCACTGCCACACAAATCACTCCTAAAATGACTGAAACTGGATTGTAGAAGGTCCGCCCATCATGGAAAAGCTACCGGTATTAAAGGTTGTGATTGCTGGCGACGAAAACGTGGGAAAGACTTCTTTAGTGCGTCGCTACTGTGAAGGGAAATTCGACGAATCACGCGTGGCAACCATTGGTGTCGATTTTCAAACCCAAACTTGCCATTTACCCACTGGCGATGTGAAACTTTCAATCTGGGACATGGCCGGGCAGGAAAGATTCCGCTTCTTCCGCCAGGATTTCTACCGGGGAGCGTTGGCCACGGCACTCGTGTATGATGTAACTTTACCGGAGAGCCTGGCCAATCTCGAGACTTGGGCCAAGGACGTCCTCGAAGTGGTACCTACCCAAAAATTCATCGTTGTAGGTAACAAGATCGACATGGATAATGCAGTAGATGCTTCCATTGCGCAGCAATTTGCCGTGCAGCATACCGCGACGCATATCTACACCAGCGCGAAAACCGGCGCCGGCGTCGAAGATCTTTTCACCTCACTCGCCACATTGGCGGTAAATAAATAATTTCGCTCATTGACCATCATTGATGCCTAAAGGCTGCATTACCACGCAGCCTTCTTATTTATTTGTACTTGGAATACTCGTAATACCGGGATTTTCAGTCTTGATTTCTGTTCATCAGATAGATCTGATATTGCGGTAGATATTTCTGGGGTAAACGGCCCGAAAGTATGACGGTCTCCGTGCGATTTTCTTGATGTTCAACACGGCCGAGTTGATGAAAGAGGCTGATTAATCTGCCCGAACGATAAGGTATCTCGACACAGATCTCTGCCAGTTGCTCATTCAGTTCGATTTCGATCGCGGATAGAAGCGATGTTATACCATCTCCACGCAGCGCAGAGATTGGTACTGCTCTTTCGAATTCATCGATGAATTCGTGAACGCTTTCTGGATTTGGTAATCGATCGATTTTGTTCAATGCGGTGAAGCGTGGGATATCCTTATCGACGATCTCATCGAGAGTCGCTCGGACCGCTTCTGCTTGCGCAAGCGCATTGGGATGCGTGACGTCGACGACGTGCAGAAGCAAATCTGAATCGCCAATTTCTTCCAAGGTTGCCCGGAATGCCGCCACGAGCGTCGTGGGCAGTTTTTGGATGAACCCTACGGTATCCGTGAAGAGCACTTCGTTGCCACCGGGCAGCTCGACCCTACGGGTCGTCGGATCGAGAGTGGCAAAGAGTTTATCCGCAACGAGCACGTTGGCATTCGAGAGTTGATTGAGTAGCGTCGATTTACCGGCATTGGTGTAACCCACCAACGCAACCGTTGGGATTGCTGCACGTCTTCGCTGTTCGCGGTGCCGTCCTCGATGTTCCCGGACCTTCTCCAACTGACTTCGTAGATTGGCAATCCTTCTGCCGATCTCCCGGCGATCCACTTCCAGCTGGGTCTCGCCCGGGCCTCGCAAGCCCACGCCCCCGACCGATCCCCAGCTCCACCTGCAGTGCTCCTTCGCGAGTTATTGCATGCTGCGCGAATATATCCAGGATAAGAGCTGTACGGTCGAGGACGCGCACTTCATCTCCGAAGATTTTCTCCAATTCCCGCTGGTGACGCGGGGATAACTCCTCGTCGAATATCACGACGTCTGCAACGGTGTTCTCGATTAGATCCTTGATCTCTGCGATTTTTCCGGATCCGACCAGCGTTTTGGGGTTCGGCCGCGAAATGTGTTGGGAAGCCGTACCGACGACTGAAAGGCCCGCCGTATCCGCGAGGAGCTTCAGTTCTTCTAGGGAATCTTTAAGCGACAGCAGACTATGCTGGCCGTCGAGTTCGACGCCAACAAGAAAGGCGCGTTCCTGGGGTAGTTCAATATTCTGTGGTTTTTTAGACATATACTAATTATACATCCATGGTACCCATGGATGCTTTCCTACGTGTCATGACGCAATGTACTCATTTATTGCTTTTCAGCGGTTCTTTCCAGCCACAATTGAAGCGTTCTCCCCACTTGTTCGAGGCTTGAGGCGGATATTTTGTCGATTGTATCGTGTGCAGTATGCCAGAACGGATAATCGAAATCGATGATGTCGACTGCGGGTATGCCTGCGTGGATAAACGGGATGTGATCATCGATAATCGAATATCGTTCTTCTGCGATGAAGGATGGATATCCAAGATCCGCGGCGATTTCCCAGATCTCCTGCGCCAAATCGTCGTCGGAATTACGCTCGTAATAAAACTGCAGGTCTTCGTCCCCCACCATGTCGACGATCACGACGGCCTCGGGTGTTGAGGTCAAGTGCTCGACGAAGTAAGTCGAACCTACGATCCAATCCCACCCATCGATGTTGCCGCTGTCCTCGCCATCGAAGAACACCAGCCAAATGGGCTGTCGAAATTCGTCTTCATCCAGCACGCTGGCCAGCTCGAGGAGAACGGCGACACCGGAAGCGCCATCGTTTGCACCGGGCACGGGTTGAAGAGGATGCGATAGATCTCTATCCGCTTGTGGCCTCGTATCATAATGAGCACCGATAACGACAGGCCCTGGCGCAGCTTGAACGTTCGATTTGCCGATGATGTTCCTCAATTGAACGCCACGGTACTCGAACTCCTGAATTGTGCTTATCCAGCCTTCGGCTTCGAGTTCCGCCGCGATCCAATCACCTGTCTCAAGATGCCCGAGTGTGCCAGGAATTCGACTCCCGAAATCGAGCTGCGTACTGGCCAATTGGAGTGCTTCGTCTCCTGAGAAACGTCTCTCCTCGTTCCGATTGCCGCACCCTGCGTTGACGATGGTCCCTATAAAAAGAACGCCAACCAGCAAAATATTTCGCATAGCCTTGCTATATTTCATTGATATGAAAACGTAATGAATCATTTTCATTACTATATGGCTATGCGCAATTATTTTTCTCAAAATAATCCACCAGGTCTTTTCTCGATCTTTCGGCGTACGCTTTTGCTCGGTCACGACGATTACGGCGTACCCCGTCGTTCATCTTGGGCAATAAACCCAGGTTTGCCTTCATGGGTTGAAAATCTGAAGAGGATGCGCTGGTGATATAGTGACACAACGCACCCAGCATCGTCGTGTGAGGCAGAACGAGGGGATCGCATCCCCTGGCAAACCTGCTTGCGTTTATGCCCGCCAGCAGGCCTGTGGCAATATTTCCCATGTAACCTTCCACGCCCGTGATCTGCCCCGCAAGCAGTAGATCGTCGCGTGATTTGAATTGCAGCGTTTCGCGTATCACCTCCGGAGCGTTGATGAACGTATTCCGGTGCATCTGTCCGTAACGTATAAACCTGGCATTTTGCAGCCCGGGAACAAGACGGAATACTCTTCGCTGTTCGGCGTAAGTTAGATTGGTTTGAAATCCAACCAAATTATAGAGACTTCCCATCAGATTATCCCGGCGAAGCTGTACGGCTTTTACGCCCTGCCGAATAACTTCCTCGAATTCCCGCAGTGGAATCCGATCGGCGGATCGCAGCGCGTTCACAAAGATCTCGTATTCATCCTCATCAAGAGGACAATTGATGTAATCACCCTCTTCCAACTCTCCTCGTCCGTAGCGAGAGGCGGAATACGCGAGCGACATATCCACGCTCTCCGCTTCGACGATGGGGGCAAGCGCATCGAAGAAATAAAGATGGTCATCACCGGTCAAGCGCTTCAAGGCTTCCGATAATCGCGGTGAAGTTAGAGGCCCGGTCGTGATGATCGTCAATCCATCCGGGATGTCGATAACTTCCTCACGTACCACCCGGATTTGAGGATGATCTCGGATTTTCTGTGTTACGGCTCTTGCGAAACCGTCTCGATCCACTGCCAGCGCCCCACCCGCCGGGACGGAAAAGCGTTCCGCACAGCCGATCAATAATGAACCCAGATGCTTGATTTCGTTAAGAAGGATACCCGTGGCGCGATCCGGCAGCTTGGAGCCCAACGAATTCGAACACACGAGTTCGGCCAACGAATC
This genomic interval carries:
- a CDS encoding GTP-binding protein translates to MEKLPVLKVVIAGDENVGKTSLVRRYCEGKFDESRVATIGVDFQTQTCHLPTGDVKLSIWDMAGQERFRFFRQDFYRGALATALVYDVTLPESLANLETWAKDVLEVVPTQKFIVVGNKIDMDNAVDASIAQQFAVQHTATHIYTSAKTGAGVEDLFTSLATLAVNK
- a CDS encoding M20/M25/M40 family metallo-hydrolase, which codes for MRNILLVGVLFIGTIVNAGCGNRNEERRFSGDEALQLASTQLDFGSRIPGTLGHLETGDWIAAELEAEGWISTIQEFEYRGVQLRNIIGKSNVQAAPGPVVIGAHYDTRPQADRDLSHPLQPVPGANDGASGVAVLLELASVLDEDEFRQPIWLVFFDGEDSGNIDGWDWIVGSTYFVEHLTSTPEAVVIVDMVGDEDLQFYYERNSDDDLAQEIWEIAADLGYPSFIAEERYSIIDDHIPFIHAGIPAVDIIDFDYPFWHTAHDTIDKISASSLEQVGRTLQLWLERTAEKQ
- the trmFO gene encoding methylenetetrahydrofolate--tRNA-(uracil(54)-C(5))-methyltransferase (FADH(2)-oxidizing) TrmFO — translated: MELTIVGGGLAGSEAAWQAAESGLRVTLYEMRPSVETGAHRTDSLAELVCSNSLGSKLPDRATGILLNEIKHLGSLLIGCAERFSVPAGGALAVDRDGFARAVTQKIRDHPQIRVVREEVIDIPDGLTIITTGPLTSPRLSEALKRLTGDDHLYFFDALAPIVEAESVDMSLAYSASRYGRGELEEGDYINCPLDEDEYEIFVNALRSADRIPLREFEEVIRQGVKAVQLRRDNLMGSLYNLVGFQTNLTYAEQRRVFRLVPGLQNARFIRYGQMHRNTFINAPEVIRETLQFKSRDDLLLAGQITGVEGYMGNIATGLLAGINASRFARGCDPLVLPHTTMLGALCHYITSASSSDFQPMKANLGLLPKMNDGVRRNRRDRAKAYAERSRKDLVDYFEKNNCA
- the hflX gene encoding GTPase HflX translates to MGLRGPGETQLEVDRREIGRRIANLRSQLEKVREHRGRHREQRRRAAIPTVALVGYTNAGKSTLLNQLSNANVLVADKLFATLDPTTRRVELPGGNEVLFTDTVGFIQKLPTTLVAAFRATLEEIGDSDLLLHVVDVTHPNALAQAEAVRATLDEIVDKDIPRFTALNKIDRLPNPESVHEFIDEFERAVPISALRGDGITSLLSAIEIELNEQLAEICVEIPYRSGRLISLFHQLGRVEHQENRTETVILSGRLPQKYLPQYQIYLMNRNQD